In the Blattabacterium sp. (Blattella germanica) str. Bge genome, ATAAAGTATTGACAGGAGTCGTCAATCCTCTATAATCATAAGGATTCATATTGAATTTAGCTAAACGACATGCGGAAAAAATGGAAATTAAAAAAGAAAACCATTCAATAAATGGTATTTTTTTTTCATTGTTTTCAATAAAAAGGAAAACTATTATAGATGGAACTATTCCAAAAGAAACCATATCAGCGAGAGAATCTAATTCTTTTCCAAATTGATTTTCGTTTTTTATCAACCTGGATACAAAACCGTCTAAAAAATCAAAAATTATTGAAAATAAAGTAGCAATAGCAGAACCGTAAAAATTTTTAGACTGTAAAAAAATTATGGATATGCATCCACAAAACAGATTCAATAAAGTAAAAATGTTTGGAATTATTTTTTTAATTTTTGTCAAAATATGTAAAAATTATACTGCTAAAATAATAAATAATGATTAAATTATTCTATGAAATTTCTGATTTTCAGATT is a window encoding:
- a CDS encoding CDP-alcohol phosphatidyltransferase family protein, producing the protein MTKIKKIIPNIFTLLNLFCGCISIIFLQSKNFYGSAIATLFSIIFDFLDGFVSRLIKNENQFGKELDSLADMVSFGIVPSIIVFLFIENNEKKIPFIEWFSFLISIFSACRLAKFNMNPYDYRGLTTPVNTLFFSSLSIMTTYSTVPIFIKNIIMYPVIMLFLIFLSCYFLVCKIPMISFSFEGYSWKKNKERYILLLISTFLLLTLHVVALPCIIIFYITISIYFYRLKNS